The genome window atgtgtatgtgtgtgtgtgtttttttacctttattttACAAAGTGGTAGTTATCATCAGGCCCATTGAGCGACAGCATCACGTACATAAGTGCTGCACACTGGTGTCTCACCTCTggtttgaaatgttttgaacTTTTGCACGGTTCAGCAATAAATGTTCTGGATTCAAGATGTCAAGTGATCTCGAGCACGGTTTGAATGGCCTAGTGCGATTACGCACTTAGTTTTGGAGCCGCATGTTTTTGCCTGTGTGATACAGTCAAGAAGAGCTTTAAGAGACGTTTTTGAGCAGGGCAAGTAAGAAAATAAAGCCCCACACAACCACGCTCCacctccaaaataaaataaaataaatctataaataatcATTGCTAAGAAGAATAGTTCCTCACATCCTAAAATGTTATGTGTCAGGGGTTTTCgcttctttctcctcctcctcgtcctcctgcTGCTCTTCCTTCTCCTCTATCACCTCTTCCTCCACGACACACGTTGGCGAGCAGGAAGtgtcctcctcctcatcttcttctGCTACTTCTGCCTCCTCAGCCACCTGCTCATCCAAGGGTATCTCAGTGCATTCAGAGTCCTGCGTGCAGAGGGTTTTGGAGTCCGTACAGCTGTTTtcttcctcgtcctcctcttcttcttcttcgtcctcctcctcctcctcttccggCTGGCTGCCGCTGTCCTTCTCCGTGTCCGACTCCCCGTCCTCCTCCAGTGTTAGCTCAAACTGGAATTTGTCACCGGCCGGGTGCCGCGCGCCATCCTCGGGCTCATCTAGAGTGGGCGAGGGGCTCTGCGGGATCGTGCTCTGGTACCATTCCCGGTTGTCCTCCAGCGTGTCCAAAATGTCCTGAGCATCTGGATGCACCAGGTCGGCCCACGTCTCCCACAGAGGGTGCACGATGTAGTCGATGAAACCCACCTGCACATGAGGGTTTACATTAAAACCGCACGAGTGCTGACCTGGCTGTAgcaatttaatataaatcacTTAAGTATTTTTTAGACATTGTAAACTAAATATACCACCACAATGCCCAACAGTGTATTAAGCCCAAGTGTTTATCAAACCCAAAATATACATTCATTATGGAGTTTCAACACTAAGAATGcacttgattcatttttttttacctgattgtAGATATACTGCGCAACAAATTTGAATCAAAAGACGTACACGGAATAAATGTTTAAAGACAAACAATGCaactatttaaaattaaacgcTAATATACTATGAAGTTAAATAAAAAGGGAACTGAAAATGGACAGTAGGTTACACAGCTTCAACTGAGAGTGATACTCCACCAAAATCAAGACTTACCTGGCTCTTTTCCACGGAGGCGTTGTGTTTGTCGCACATGGGGCTGATTTCCATGCCCCGGTCCCTTTCGCGATCGCCTTGGCTGAAGAACTCTTCCATGATACGGTCGGTCCACTGCCTATACAGCTGCAGGGGCTTGGTGGGGTTGCTCAGGTCGGCACAGTGCACCATGTTCTGCAGGACCTGCAGAAAACACAATTCTATAGTTTTCATTGAAGCCTTCAAATGGCCCATCTTTTTTGTATGAGAGCAGACCTGTATCCGGTCCGAGTAGTTGTCGAGCAGCAAGACTCCGGAGCTGGTCACCTTTTTGGTTTCCACCATGGTTTTTAGGTCAGCCAGTAAATTCATGTGCTTGGACATGTCAGTAGCCAACACCTAAGACAGAAACAAAGCAGTGGGTTAGATCTTGATTATATCAAGACAGCACAGCAAGTTTTAgttggtacatggtcgattggtcgccggtcttttggtcgcctggaaggtaagtgataattaccatttaaatcgttgctcaaattccctaaatacaaactgcgaatgactatttagtcatacttaatgctctaGCAATTatcaggctaaagaaaagctccaaatttcccggacttttattgttttttgttggagaacttgttaagaccctgactgacgtagcttcttaaagggacaacgcatgtacatacaaactcttatacactcacacgtcggctcagtaaaactgctcatggccattgttggcttttattgatgcttagaccgtgttgttttaacttgttttgtcgccggtgttttggtcgccgtttttttggtcgcccgaccgcaaaaacgggcgaccaaaagaccggcgaccaaaagaccggcgaccaatcgaccgcacacggttttaGTTGAAAGAAAAGAGACAGAATAACGGAACATTTTTCCCAGTGGGAAATCACAAGCAACGTGTTTTTGCACTCACAATGTCGATGACCATCTTGCGCATTGATTgtcgttgtttttttgtgaggtTTTGGAAGATGTCGCAGTTTTCCTCCTGGAGGAGCTTGAAGCCCACTGCCAGGTGGTGGTTCTCCAACACCGACGCATCATTGTACATCAGCGCCAACTCAGAGTCTGTTGAGGAAAAGGATGTTTGAGAACCACTCATGTAGTGAAGTTTACTTCCATTCAAGTCTGAAAGAGTTGTGGCCGGGACACTAATGTTAAATAAACTGGCAATGAGGAATGGATAGGTGCTTCAAAGACGAATAGGTAATGAGTGAATTCCCAGATTCACTGTTAGTTATAACAGTTGGAGGAACGTACCGTTGCTTTAAGTCATTTGCAATGCCTGTGCCAATTCATTCATGTCAGCTTCTAAAGCGAGCTGTCCATTAAGTGACTGCTTCGTTTCCCAGAAGAGCTTTTAGCGTGAGTGGCTAATAATGTTCAGTTGAAGCTGAAAAGCACTATTGATGAGCCACTTTGAACTCCATCTACCACCTTGCCGTCTGTCATCACACGTGATCACCCACACACACGTGAAAATGTACTATGACACGTGGACATCGCTTGCCGGTGaatgttgtaaaaacatttaacTCGCTCTCGGCATTCCCCTCCCACATTTTTTGGTCCCAATCTACCCGTTGAGAAATGATTATAACCAGAACAATCCAATTGCAATCGACTATATGGGTGAATAAAAATATTCTATTTCACTTGTCAGCAGAAAATATGTTGCATTGGGGGAAACACTTCTTATGTCATTTAGAGACGATTGACTCCAAATTGGACCTTAGTTCTTTTCTGCAAGCTCTTTTTGAAAAGCAAATCGCATAGCAATATTTTTAGCAAAGCGAATATATAGCTGGCACTTAACAAATTCCCAAAAGTCATAATAAGAAAACTGATGACAGAGTTAAAATcatatcttagaaatctgtgcaatattttagaatctgtgcaatatttcagaatctgtgcaatattttagaattatgtgcaatattttagaattcacctagccgggatgtgactttttatacttttattctactatttatgttttttttactgggaaaacacactttgaaaagcttggagtagcaccaccaatttcgttatacgcagctgtgtatgatgacaataaaggcttttgatttagaTTTTGATTTGATGACCAAAAATTCCATCGAatcagttaaaagaaaaaattgcgcaaccaaaaattaaaacaatttgtTAGCCCGTGAAATCATTCAACGTGAACATAACGACCTATCTGGTGATCATTGTGTGTGACGTAGCCGCTAAGACGGTGCCACTTTTAGACTCACTGGTGTTGATGAGGAACTGATTCGACACTCCCGGGTGGTCCACGTCGTGAATGGCGCTGGCGAAGATGGCGGCTAGGATCTCCAGGTCTGTGAATACCGCCTGGCAGCCAGACAAGGGGAAAAGGAGGGGGGGGTCAGAAATCCGAAGGTTAAAAATATACTCACAAGCACGAGGCATTGATTGGAGCAAGCTCTGGTTTGATTGAACTTATTGTCCCGTGCTCGCTAGTGCGTATTTGCTCATACGTGCTTATTTGCCTCTCCTCGAGTACACAGTGTTACGAGACCAAAAACattggaggaaaaaatatactgCTTCATAAGAACACAGGGAAAGTGTTATGGGAAAAACTCATGTTATGAGGAACAAATGCCAAAAGGTACAATTGTAATGAAAAAAgtcgtatttttaaaaagaagttcCTTTTATGAGTCACAAAgtagaataaaaaataacacaattatggtgaaaatctcaatttttaagaaaaaaaggtgacTTTATGACAATGTTACTTTTCACAAAGGTCAGAAATGTGCAATaagaaaaattgaaatgttcatttttaataGGAAAACGGGGGCTTTTTTGAGCACCAAAAAGTCCACATCTAACAATAATCAATTGAGGTAAAAGGTGTCAAACTGTAGTTTTACGTTGCGAGTACACATGCATTTATTTGtaatgtgtgcgtgcgtgtggttGAAACCTCGAGCGCTGGAGTGGATAGCAGCACGTGGGTGGACTGGGTGACATCAGCAGCGTGGATGTTGTTATGGTAGGCCACGTCACCATGATAATGGTCCTCTAAGGTCATCAGGTAGGTGATAAAAGTGTCCAGTggaattttaaatgtttttaataagtCTCGCTCCTGAAACAAAAAAGCAGATATCATTTAGAAAACCAAACATGGTAAACTCTTTGGTCGTAGTAAGAGGGGATACCTGAAATATCGTATACATCATCACCGTCAGTGGCCGATTCCCAGAGAATTCCGAGATCTTAAACACGTTAAGGCCCCATTTGTTCACATGTTCCAGCTCCTGATGGCAAATCATGAGACAAATGGTAAGTATTTTACTTTTGGAGCAAGCTCTACTGGGTAACAAAGAAAATGCTCCAGACAGCCTTGTAATAAATCAAGGAGGGTGCCGGGCAAGATACCTTGCCTAGCTCATCTTCCGTCTCTGTCTTCACGCCAAAACGGGCGATGTTGGAGTTAGTGAGGCTGGACGAATGCTGAAGCTTTTTTACGCCACTGATCTGAGACATGGGCTTGTTCTTCTTCTCTTTGTCCTTTTGAGACTGAGGAGATGGCATCTCCACCTCATGTTGCTTGTCTGAAAAGGAAGggccagaaagaaaaaaatcaacattgctTAATGACAAGACAGAATTTGAAGCAGAAATGTCAGTTCAAGACAGCTTCTCAATGtcccaaaatgtcatttttctgcAAGTACTCGACtgagttgaagaaaaaaagtgtgatttaaatTTCCACATTTCAAACACTGGTGTTTTAATCCTgacataatataaaatatacaatCTTGAAAACATGTCTCACCTAGAAAGGTGCTGGAGATGAACTCAGACACCTGATTCCCAGAGCGACTCATCTCTGACAGGTGAGTCAGTTCCCTGTTCAACATCCTCTTGAACTGCAAACAACATAACCCATACCTTATTACTGGATCGTACCAGGACACAGTGTGTAATACAACAACATTAGAATTTGAACAAAACATGTTGAAAAGAATGAACTAAAAGTACGGGGACATGAATTTATCGAGCTGGTAATCAGACTTGTTCTTAAACACATGAATCATCCAACAATATTTTACTAGGTAAACAGCACAGAGGACCTTTTCCAAACTGTTTCAACCATGTTCAAGAATTCAGTTCTCCcaaaattataaaatacatGCATGAATTGGTCAAGATGAACCCGTTTGATTGATTTTTGCAAATACATACCACTAAATGAAACAATAacacttaaaaaatgtcaaacttaTGAATTAAATCTAGGGGGTTAAGACCCTAAAGCGATAAGTGTATTTTGCTATATATTGGCATGTGGATTATGTTCACActtaatgtgtatgtatacaaacaatagaaaggcatttttcccTGAAATTCTCCATTCAACAAATCTCGAAACTGACAACACCAgtgtatgaaaatattttttgattggTTTACTTCCTTTGTACCAATGTTTAGTCCTGCATTTCCTGCgtcagaggtttttttttaatatcatttaTGTAACTGGGTCTAATTGGAGTGGCGGGAGTTCACTTATCAGCAGCGCTCTGTAatttgatggatggatggatggtgcTTGAAATCATGGGTTTTATAAAGTGCTTaacaataataaagaaaattggATAACAACAtctgtgttttttaaaatcatcctGAAGCCTCTTCTTTCAGGCTAAAGACATTATGAatgtatattgacaaaagaTTGGGATTTGCTAATAATCATGTTAAATAGACCATTATGGCACTGGTAGGGTGCTTACTGCCTTATTATGCCTGGTACTGACCTCCTATTGAATAACAcccacgtttttttttagaaagacaCTTTTTATGACTAATGAAGGAAAAACTGAATGCTAAAATACTCACGAGTgattcaaataaatacattgactgaatgaatactaaatagtttttttcccccattcaaACCTGAAAAGCTGCATGACGCAGAGACATGGAGCCGCTCAGAACTGTTAAACTTGATatcatatattcatatatatatatatatatagatatagatatagatatagatatagatatagatatagatatagatatagatatagatatagatatagatatagatatagatatagatatagatatagatatagatatagatatagatatagatatagatatagatatagatatagatatagatatagatatagatatagatatagatatagatatagatatagatatagatatagatatagatatagatatagatatagatatagatatagatatagatatagatatagatatagatatagatatagatatagatatagatatatatatatatatatatatatatatatatatacatacacacacacaatttataCATAGCTTTATATTCTATCTTTTGTTGCTTCACTGAGAACTTCATAATGCAAAAATGTTACAATAAGATTTAATGAAGACATTATACTGATTGTGGAATTTAAATGTGGAAAACAAACtacaaatcaataaattaaattaaaaaatatatactttgcTTTTATTTAACTCTATTATAGTATTATTTCAACTGATCTGACGTCTTACCTTAATGTATCCCCAGGACACAGAGAACAGATAATTTGCATCGggcattttggaaaaattacCAAGCAATATCCACAAATGAGGAAGGGTAATTTGTCAAGTTGCGGAGGTTAGATCTAAAGTTCAGAGAGCGTCCTCATGGCACTTGACATCATCTATCTTACTAGCATCCGTTGAAGGAGATCAGGTGGAATGTGGCTCGCCCAAACATCAGATGGGCGCATAAGGGGACAACTGCACATCCTCGGGGAGAAGAGGGGATGCGAATTTTGGACCAACAAAAGGATGGGTCTCCACAGGTTAGAGAGGGGGATGCCTCGGAATATTTCTATCACCGCCTGGCTGTCTTTGTTCCTTCCTGCTCGGCTGGGTGTAAGTGACACGAATCTCCCCCTGCGAAGCATGCAGGCTGCTCCTGACGTGACAGCAGCCAATGGGCATGCGAGGCATGAGGTAATCCATGCTTCTGATTGGCTCGACAGGAGCGGATTTGAGATCACCCACAGTGCGATTGGCTCCAAATTGTGGAAAATATACAGCCATGCTGGGGCATTCTTTATAtattaatatgtttttttgacCAAATGAGCTACCCTGTTCAGTAGTGACTAAAGTGATCTAATATTAATCAAAGATGAGCTCACACATGTAGCCCTGAGTCACTGGGATAATGTCAGCATGCCAGTATATAGACAAAGACTGGTAAAAGGAGGTGATGATTCAAAAACTactaaagtaaaagtaaaaaattacagaaaaaaataaataattcactgCGGCAGATGTCtgtaaatatcaaatatttatgTAGGGAAAATGGCAGTGAATATGTTTAAAGACAACTTGTTAGAGGTGTTCAATAAAAAGAATCTATGAAACGGGTACCATCTGACATTGAGTTAGTCAAACTTAGAGCCTGAAGATTTGCAAGATATaatttgtatatacaaataacaCTAATTTAGCCCTTGATGAAGTATTGCCtcagggtttaaaaaaagaagaattcaAAACAGGTGGTATTTAACAAAGGAGCATCTTTTCACATCACAAGCAGTGTCATTTGCAGGAACACTGAAGCAGATGATGCCATGAGCCAACTGACACACACGGGCATACACACAACTCTCCCTCTTCTACAGTATAATGCACAACCGTAAAGTATGAAAAGTTGGTACAGGAGGTGTGAAGACAGTGTATTGGGTATGAATTGTCAAGTGTCACACCAGACAAAGCCAGGCCCCGTGAGTAATTTGTTCTTTGGTCAAAAATATCAGCTCCTTTGGAAGCAACACCGGCACATAGGAGACACTGGACAAAAATAAGGTACTTTATATAGCCACTTCAATTCTGTGGACAGGCTCAAGCATGCATTTTTGATAGCACGTGTGAAGACCGCCCACAAACAAGGATTCTTTCTTCCTTTAACCCAGATGAACACACAAAGACTAACACGCACACGAGCTTCATTCTGACGTCACTTAATAGGCCACGTCCCTTTAAGGACTATATTCACCACATGAATACCAAATTCCAGTATTTACACTCTCTTGTTAAATTATGTTGCCAGAAGAGCACTTTgtcattattaatattatattatgaACACAATTTGATGATTGGGTGGCCCAGTGGGAAACTGGTTATCACTTCCACTTCACAGTTATGAGATCAATAGTTCAGTCCtgggtgggttccgaccttcatgtgtggagtttgcacgttttcCCCGTATCtatgtgggatttctccgggtcctGCGATTTTCTgccacatcccgaaaacatgcatggtaggctggttgaacactctaattgccattaagtgtgagtgtgaatacttgtttgtctccttgggccctgtgattggctggtaaccaattTAGTTTGTGCCCTGTccactgcccatagttggccaggataggctccagcgcccccgtgAGGATATTATTTGAAGTGGGACTCATTCCCTATAGTAGCGTATGTGTaaatgttcacagaaatgacCTCAATTGCTTAGGTGGAGTCAGCTTTCCTGTACTCAACGAACTAGGAATAGCTTTGTCTGTAAGTGAATGCATCTGCTACGTAGTGATGGCAAGGATGCTCGAATGCCTGAGCTGTTGCTATAGCAACCGGATATAGTAAAGGCATGGACGCAAGATGTTGATGAAGGTGGgataagaaaaaacaaacaagacatTTCTACGTTTTATAGGCGTGGATCTCATGTTAGTTGACGTGAACAATTTTTATGCTTTTGTTTCAACCATTTCCATAACCTACCCACTACCCCTTGCGTGGTGAAGCACAAGGTGACATCACCGCAGTAGCTTAGCATTCAGTGTGCACACGCATGCACAAAgataaacacacgcacacacatgcacatttacacacacatatgcacacccCAGGTGTGACTTAGCATGCTTCTTGGCTGCACAATGATGTTTTTACAGGCACAATAGAACCTACAGGCTGACAATGCTAATAGATGAGCAGTTTCTCATTAGTGACATAGCTGTAAACGACACGCTGTCTGTATATAACTGTAGACGTAGTATACACACTTCAATTGGCCATGAGGCTCTCAAAGGTGCTGCTAATTGCGGCTTGTGGAAAAACAGCCATTCTGCACTAaaggaaataaatatatgattttagctgtttttttaaatttatttattgtaaagTTCACAAAAGTCTGTAAAATTTAGCTTGAACTCCATTTTGATAGAAATTGGTTTCATGAAAGTATATGTAATGATAATTATCTtcaacaggcaaaagcaagttttggtaAAAATATACTGCAGGTTTAACAAAGGTAGTTAATGGAAACTATATTGTGATTCTTTTCCACAAAGCCATGTACAAATGCCCCTCCTTTTTAATTAGTtaagttaaaataaatttatttagGTATTTTCGTTCAAATCGGTTATGAAATATGTATAGGATATGAGATATGTGAGATATGTATAATAAGaggtcatttttaaagtactaaaaaagaaattaacaaaaaaaggcacataGCTCCCCAAGTAGCCTACAAACATCATAGTACCCCTAAGTATGACATCGCATCAAGGGTAGCTCATTATGGGGAGTAGGCTTGTGGAGCTGTCAGCTGTAGCCTAAGACACACATCGTCCTACAGAAGATTAAACtatttgtgcatgtttttggaatggagGATTAAACTACggaacccatgcaaactccacaaatgaAATCTAGctcagatttgaacccagaccaCTGAACTGTGATACAGATGTGTCAACCAACAAACTATTCCAACCTCTATTGCACCATTATActtaaaatattcaaatatttacTAAAGACATTCAGGCTACTACTCTTCCCAAAAGTCGActtttctgtaattagaaatatCAACTTTTCTCAAAAAGAATAGTATTTTCAAATTAGGTTGTATTTGAATCATTCCATTGAAACATTCcatagttatccaatccaatacgggatgaataaagttatccaatcctggTTCCACATAGTATTTGAAATCCAATGGATTGTAGATTGAGGAAAAACCTCTCCagctcattcaaatgtgatgGTCCCTGAAAGATTAGATCACCATTGTATTTTGAACCAGCTATGGTTCTTTTGACCCAGACTGGGTTCACAGTGAGTGCTGTTTGAGCACACTTTGGACCTCAGACTACTCAGATTCGACTGTGGAACTTGGAAGCCTCTTCACTTGTTATCGGTGGCTCCTGGCTAATTAATATCCTCGGTGCCTAGATTGTGATTTTATCGAGCATTGGATCTtcagaaatgatttaaaatcaaCATTGCACACAGGTAAACTTCAAGTGACTTCTAAAGGGAGTTAGTATCATCAGAGCTTATTAAGGACATCTGCACACTTCTCATCTAACTTCAAAACCTAGACTTGTTGTGGTGGAGCTATCACAAGAAGAGATAAACATCTTTACCATTGGAAGTTGTAGCTACCTGAGAAAATAGAGTAcaccaaaatattttgaattctTCTTACCTTATTAGAGGCCATCTCACTGACTGAGTGTCTAGTTTGAAGGGTCTCCAGCTGGTCCAGGCACCAGTCCAGCTCCTCCAGAGTCTCAGTGGCCAGTTTTTGATAGGCCTCCTCTGTGGGGGCGAGACAGGATGGTAAGGGGTCAGTAAAGGCCCGCTTTAGGGACTTAGTGGACGGCCCAGGCCCGGGGTCTCCCACCCCACACACAGCTAAGCTGGGATACCCCGAGAAGACACATGGGTGACTCTTCATACTGGATGGTCCAGCTATTAAGGGTGTGTGTGGGTTCGAGAGGCATTTAGC of Stigmatopora argus isolate UIUO_Sarg chromosome 5, RoL_Sarg_1.0, whole genome shotgun sequence contains these proteins:
- the pde4d gene encoding 3',5'-cyclic-AMP phosphodiesterase 4D isoform X2, which produces MDPGKVGAQPAVASGGVGTGTGVGAKAPKHLWRQQNQGALSPLHHGLLVRKSHQRVRQRGFSDTERYLSPLNMDRTYAVDTGHRPGLKKSRMSWPSSFQGLRRFDVDNGTSSGRSPLDPMASPGSGLILQANFVHSQRRESFLYRSDSDYDLSPKSMSRNSSIASDIHGDDMIVTPFAQVLASLRTVRNNFGALTNLQQDRASNKRSPMCNPPPITKTTFTEEAYQKLATETLEELDWCLDQLETLQTRHSVSEMASNKFKRMLNRELTHLSEMSRSGNQVSEFISSTFLDKQHEVEMPSPQSQKDKEKKNKPMSQISGVKKLQHSSSLTNSNIARFGVKTETEDELGKELEHVNKWGLNVFKISEFSGNRPLTVMMYTIFQERDLLKTFKIPLDTFITYLMTLEDHYHGDVAYHNNIHAADVTQSTHVLLSTPALEAVFTDLEILAAIFASAIHDVDHPGVSNQFLINTNSELALMYNDASVLENHHLAVGFKLLQEENCDIFQNLTKKQRQSMRKMVIDIVLATDMSKHMNLLADLKTMVETKKVTSSGVLLLDNYSDRIQVLQNMVHCADLSNPTKPLQLYRQWTDRIMEEFFSQGDRERDRGMEISPMCDKHNASVEKSQVGFIDYIVHPLWETWADLVHPDAQDILDTLEDNREWYQSTIPQSPSPTLDEPEDGARHPAGDKFQFELTLEEDGESDTEKDSGSQPEEEEEEDEEEEEEDEEENSCTDSKTLCTQDSECTEIPLDEQVAEEAEVAEEDEEEDTSCSPTCVVEEEVIEEKEEQQEDEEEEKEAKTPDT
- the pde4d gene encoding 3',5'-cyclic-AMP phosphodiesterase 4D isoform X3 — translated: MAQQAAMGPTHQDTLAVPPMPKHSGLNEDLVKILRENLLHPERPRGHRRSPSSISPRLSPRNSPRLLRRMLLNNNTHKQRRFTVAHTCFDVDNGTSSGRSPLDPMASPGSGLILQANFVHSQRRESFLYRSDSDYDLSPKSMSRNSSIASDIHGDDMIVTPFAQVLASLRTVRNNFGALTNLQQDRASNKRSPMCNPPPITKTTFTEEAYQKLATETLEELDWCLDQLETLQTRHSVSEMASNKFKRMLNRELTHLSEMSRSGNQVSEFISSTFLDKQHEVEMPSPQSQKDKEKKNKPMSQISGVKKLQHSSSLTNSNIARFGVKTETEDELGKELEHVNKWGLNVFKISEFSGNRPLTVMMYTIFQERDLLKTFKIPLDTFITYLMTLEDHYHGDVAYHNNIHAADVTQSTHVLLSTPALEAVFTDLEILAAIFASAIHDVDHPGVSNQFLINTNSELALMYNDASVLENHHLAVGFKLLQEENCDIFQNLTKKQRQSMRKMVIDIVLATDMSKHMNLLADLKTMVETKKVTSSGVLLLDNYSDRIQVLQNMVHCADLSNPTKPLQLYRQWTDRIMEEFFSQGDRERDRGMEISPMCDKHNASVEKSQVGFIDYIVHPLWETWADLVHPDAQDILDTLEDNREWYQSTIPQSPSPTLDEPEDGARHPAGDKFQFELTLEEDGESDTEKDSGSQPEEEEEEDEEEEEEDEEENSCTDSKTLCTQDSECTEIPLDEQVAEEAEVAEEDEEEDTSCSPTCVVEEEVIEEKEEQQEDEEEEKEAKTPDT
- the pde4d gene encoding 3',5'-cyclic-AMP phosphodiesterase 4D isoform X1 — protein: MHRRRVGINHTLPEPKSDEINHCCIGWPLDKSGEHESAPILIKRVSEPCVVLTMHKNDLSVDATKLDSVSDESTDPQETESVTCMEPFLVRRLSSRTVQLPPLAFRQAEQTYFERKVDADAITVPPRPNTLPLRIPPLIAITSAETGSFDVDNGTSSGRSPLDPMASPGSGLILQANFVHSQRRESFLYRSDSDYDLSPKSMSRNSSIASDIHGDDMIVTPFAQVLASLRTVRNNFGALTNLQQDRASNKRSPMCNPPPITKTTFTEEAYQKLATETLEELDWCLDQLETLQTRHSVSEMASNKFKRMLNRELTHLSEMSRSGNQVSEFISSTFLDKQHEVEMPSPQSQKDKEKKNKPMSQISGVKKLQHSSSLTNSNIARFGVKTETEDELGKELEHVNKWGLNVFKISEFSGNRPLTVMMYTIFQERDLLKTFKIPLDTFITYLMTLEDHYHGDVAYHNNIHAADVTQSTHVLLSTPALEAVFTDLEILAAIFASAIHDVDHPGVSNQFLINTNSELALMYNDASVLENHHLAVGFKLLQEENCDIFQNLTKKQRQSMRKMVIDIVLATDMSKHMNLLADLKTMVETKKVTSSGVLLLDNYSDRIQVLQNMVHCADLSNPTKPLQLYRQWTDRIMEEFFSQGDRERDRGMEISPMCDKHNASVEKSQVGFIDYIVHPLWETWADLVHPDAQDILDTLEDNREWYQSTIPQSPSPTLDEPEDGARHPAGDKFQFELTLEEDGESDTEKDSGSQPEEEEEEDEEEEEEDEEENSCTDSKTLCTQDSECTEIPLDEQVAEEAEVAEEDEEEDTSCSPTCVVEEEVIEEKEEQQEDEEEEKEAKTPDT
- the pde4d gene encoding 3',5'-cyclic-AMP phosphodiesterase 4D isoform X11 translates to MDPGKVGAQPAVASGGVGTGTGVGAKAPKHLWRQQNQGALSPLHHGLLVRKSHQRVRQRGFSDTERYLSPLNMDRTYAVDTGHRPGLKKSRMSWPSSFQGLRRFDVDNGTSSGRSPLDPMASPGSGLILQANFVHSQRRESFLYRSDSDYDLSPKSMSRNSSIASDIHGDDMIVTPFAQVLASLRTVRNNFGALTNLQQDRASNKYRAFTDPLPSCLAPTEEAYQKLATETLEELDWCLDQLETLQTRHSVSEMASNKFKRMLNRELTHLSEMSRSGNQVSEFISSTFLDKQHEVEMPSPQSQKDKEKKNKPMSQISGVKKLQHSSSLTNSNIARFGVKTETEDELGKELEHVNKWGLNVFKISEFSGNRPLTVMMYTIFQERDLLKTFKIPLDTFITYLMTLEDHYHGDVAYHNNIHAADVTQSTHVLLSTPALEAVFTDLEILAAIFASAIHDVDHPGVSNQFLINTNSELALMYNDASVLENHHLAVGFKLLQEENCDIFQNLTKKQRQSMRKMVIDIVLATDMSKHMNLLADLKTMVETKKVTSSGVLLLDNYSDRIQVLQNMVHCADLSNPTKPLQLYRQWTDRIMEEFFSQGDRERDRGMEISPMCDKHNASVEKSQVGFIDYIVHPLWETWADLVHPDAQDILDTLEDNREWYQSTIPQSPSPTLDEPEDGARHPAGDKFQFELTLEEDGESDTEKDSGSQPEEEEEEDEEEEEEDEEENSCTDSKTLCTQDSECTEIPLDEQVAEEAEVAEEDEEEDTSCSPTCVVEEEVIEEKEEQQEDEEEEKEAKTPDT
- the pde4d gene encoding 3',5'-cyclic-AMP phosphodiesterase 4D isoform X5, which codes for MEPFLVRRLSSRTVQLPPLAFRQAEQTYFERKVDADAITVPPRPNTLPLRIPPLIAITSAETGSFDVDNGTSSGRSPLDPMASPGSGLILQANFVHSQRRESFLYRSDSDYDLSPKSMSRNSSIASDIHGDDMIVTPFAQVLASLRTVRNNFGALTNLQQDRASNKRSPMCNPPPITKTTFTEEAYQKLATETLEELDWCLDQLETLQTRHSVSEMASNKFKRMLNRELTHLSEMSRSGNQVSEFISSTFLDKQHEVEMPSPQSQKDKEKKNKPMSQISGVKKLQHSSSLTNSNIARFGVKTETEDELGKELEHVNKWGLNVFKISEFSGNRPLTVMMYTIFQERDLLKTFKIPLDTFITYLMTLEDHYHGDVAYHNNIHAADVTQSTHVLLSTPALEAVFTDLEILAAIFASAIHDVDHPGVSNQFLINTNSELALMYNDASVLENHHLAVGFKLLQEENCDIFQNLTKKQRQSMRKMVIDIVLATDMSKHMNLLADLKTMVETKKVTSSGVLLLDNYSDRIQVLQNMVHCADLSNPTKPLQLYRQWTDRIMEEFFSQGDRERDRGMEISPMCDKHNASVEKSQVGFIDYIVHPLWETWADLVHPDAQDILDTLEDNREWYQSTIPQSPSPTLDEPEDGARHPAGDKFQFELTLEEDGESDTEKDSGSQPEEEEEEDEEEEEEDEEENSCTDSKTLCTQDSECTEIPLDEQVAEEAEVAEEDEEEDTSCSPTCVVEEEVIEEKEEQQEDEEEEKEAKTPDT